GACATCGCTGATCGGCGTCATCGGGGCCGGCTACAATATCGGCTTCGCGCTTGGCTGCGTCTACGTCACCCGCATCCTACGCTCGATCGGCCATATCCGCACCTTCTCGGCGATGGCGGCGATCGCGTCTGCAGCCGCTATATCGATGGTGCTCGTCATCAATCCGCTGATGTGGTTCCTGATGCGGCTTCTGGCCGGCATCTGTTTTGCCTGCCTGTTTGCAACGGTCGAGAGTTGGCTGAACGCCAGTGTCACCAATGCCAACCGGGCCCGGACGCTTTCCGTCTATCGCCTCGTCGACCTTGGCTCGGTGACGGCGGCGCAGTATGTCATCCCGGGTATCGGGCTTGGCGGCTTCGAGCTCTTCGCCATCATCTCCATGGCGCTGACGCTGTCGCTGGTGCCGATCTCCTTTGCCGACCGATCGAGCCCGGTGGCGCCGGAGGCGATCCGCTTCGACGTCAAGGCGCTCTGGAACATCTCGCCGCTCGCGACCGTCGGCTGCATCGTCGTCGGCCTGACCAACGCCGCCTTCCGCTCTCTCGGGCCGATCTATGCGCAAGGCATCGGCCTTTCGGTCACCGCGATCGCCACCTTCATGAGCGCCGGCATCATCGGCGGCGTCGTGTTGCAGTATCCGCTCGGCCACTATTCCGATCGGTTCGACCGCCGCCTGATCATCCTGATCGCCACCTTCGGCTCGCTGCTCGCCGGCCTGTTCCTCGCCTTCGGCGCCGGCAACGACGAGTGGCTGAACTTTGCCGGCATCTTCCTCTTCGGCGCCTTTGCCATGCCGCTCTATTCGCTCTGCTCGGCCCATGCCAACGACCACGCGGCCGAGGGGCAGCATGCGCTCGTCTCCGCCGGCATGCTGTTCTTCTGGTCGCTCGGCGCGATCATCGGGCCGCTGTTTGCATCTTTCCTGCTCGAAATCTTCGGGCCGCAGGCGCTGTTCATCTACACGGCAGCGATCCTCTTCCTGTTCATGCTCTACACGCTGCAGCGCATGACGGCGCGCGCACCGGTACCGGCCGGCGAGCGGGCGATGCCGTTCCGCAACCTGCTGCGCACCTCGTCCTTCTTCAACAAGCTCGCCGCCGGCAACAACCACAAGCGCAAGGACCGCTGACCTGCGGCAAGATGCGCGCGATCAGGATAATTGCTGAACACAATAATCAGGTTTAGAACCGGCACACCTCAAACAGCAGCCGAGATCGCCGAAATGCCCGTCATCAGCCGCCGCACCTTCCTCCAAGGCTCCGCTGCTCTCGGAGGCGCCTTCACGCTTGGTGCCGGCATGGCAGCCCGCGCCGGCGCCGCACCCGATCCGCAGATCCTGATGGCACAGCTAACCGAAGCCCATATCGCCAAGGATGGGCTTACGCCCAAGGTCATGACCTACGGTTTGGGTGAGACCTCAAGCAGCGCCATGCCGCCGGTCCTGCGCATGCGCAAGGGCGAACCCTATGCCGCCCGCCTCCTCAACCGGCTCGACGAGCCGACGACCGTGCATTGGCATGGACTGCGCATCGCCAACGCCATGGATGGCGTGCCGGAACTGACGCAGCCCTATGTCTATCCGGGCGACCGTTTCGACTATCTGTTCACCCCGCCCGATGCCGGCACCTTCTGGTACCACCCGCATTGCAACACGCTGACGCAGATGGGCGCCGGCCTGACCGGCGTGATCGTCGTCGAGAACCCTGACGACCCGACCTTCGATGCGGAGATCGTGCTCAACCTGCGCGACTGGCGGCTCGGCACGCGCGGCGCCTTCATCGACGCATTCAAGCCGCGCGATGCGGCTCGCGGCGGCACCTACGGCACGGTGCGCACCGCCAACTGGCAGCAGGAACCTACCTATGACGCGCCGGCCGGCGGCCTGGTGCGCGTGCGCATCGCAGCAACGGACGTCACCCGCATCTATACGATCGGCCTTGAGGGCGCGGACGCAATGGTCATTGCGCTGGACGGCAACCCGGTCGACAAGCCGTTTGCGCTTGACCGCTACGATTTTGCGCCCGGCCAGCGCGTCGATCTTGTCGTGCGCATGCCCGATGGCGAAGGCCAGACGGCCACGCTCGGCAACCTGCGTGGATCGCATCCCTGGACGATCGCGCGCTTCCGGTCAGCCGGTGCCTCGCTCAAGCGCGACCTTCGGGATGTCGCCCCCTTGCCCGCCAACCCGATCGCGGAAGCCGACCTCTCCACCGCCACCCGCGTGCCGCTCGAACTGACGGCGACGGCGGAGCACAAGGCGACGCCTTCGATCTGCGGCTCGCTCGGCTACACCTTCTGGGCGATCAACAAGGTTCCGTGGCCGGGCGACACGCCCGATCCGATCGCGCCGATCGAAGAGATGAAGCTTGGCAAGAGCTATGTGCTCGAGATCGCCAACCGGACGCCGCATGCCCACCCGATCCATCTGCACGGCCTGAGCTTCCGCATTCTCAATTCCAACAAGCGGACTTTCCTGCCGCCGCCGACCGATACGATCCTGCTTTTGCCCGACGAACAGGCGGAAGTCGCGCTTGTGGCGGACAATCCGGGCGATTGGGTCGTGCATTGCCATATCATCGAGCACCAGAAGACCGGCATGACGGGTTATTTCAAAGTCGTCTGAGATTTCGATTGTGACAGATGCCGCGAAGAGTTACACGAAATTCCAAGCCGCATTTTCGCCACAGTGATTTAAATCTGATGATTGAAACAACAGCAGACCTTGAGGCCGCCTGCCAGCAGCTGGCCCTTTCAAATTATATTACGATTGATACCGAATTTCTTCGCGAGACGACTTTCTGGCCGGAGCTTTGCCTGATCCAGATGGCGAGCCCGGACCTTGCCGTCATCGTCGACCCGATGGCGAAGGGCATCGATCTTGCGCCGTTCTTCGCGCTGATGGCCAACCCTGAGGTCATCAAGGTGTTCCATGCTGCGCGTCAGGACATCGAGATCATCTTCCATCTCGGAAACCTTATTCCGCACCCGATCTTCGATACGCAGGTCGCGGCGATGGTTTGCGGCTTTGGCGACAGCGTTTCCTACGACCAGCTGGTCAACCGCGTCACCGGCACGCAGATCGACAAATCCTCGCGCTTTACCGACTGGAGCCGCCGTCCGCTGACCGAAAAGCAGCTCGACTATGCGCTGGCCGACGTCACGCATCTGCGCGACATCTACAAGTACCTGGCGGCAGAACTCGAGCGTGAAGGGCGTTCGCTCTGGCTGACCGAAGAGATGGCCATTCTCGAGGCCCGTGACACCTACGACCTGCACCCTGATGACGCCTGGCAGCGGCTGAAGATGCGGGTGAAGAAGCCGATCGAGCTCGCCGTGCTGAAGACAGTTGCGGCGTGGCGCGAGCGCGAAGCGCGCGCCCGCAACGTGCCGCGCGGCCGCATCCTCAAGGACGATGCCATCTACGAGATCGCCCAGCAGCAGCCGAAGGATGCGGAAGCACTCGCACGGCTCCGGACCATCCCCAAGGGCTGGGAACGCTCCACGGCCGGAACGGCGGTCGTCGAGGCCGTCAACGAGGCGCTGGCGATCCCGAAGGCCGATCTGCCGAAGCTTCCACGCCAGAGCCATGCGCCGGAAGGTGCAGCGGCCGCCGGCGAGATGCTGAAGGTGCTTTTGAAGCTGATCGCCGAGAAGCAGGGCGTCGCCGCGAAGATCATCGCCAACAGCGATGATCTCGACAAAATCGCAGCTGAGGGCGAGAAGGCGGATGTCGCCGCGCTCAAGGGCTGGCGGCGCGAACTCTTCGGCGAAACGGCACTGAAGCTGATCAACGGCGACGTCGCCCTGCGCTTCGTCGACAAGAAGATCGAAGCAGTGGAAATCGGCGCCGAGATCACGTCCGCGTCAGCTTGAAAAAGGGATCGGGCGGAGACAAGTTTCCGCCCGAATCCAGCTCTAGCCAAGGGCCGGGCGGAACAGAATCACCATCGTTTCAAGCGAGGTGACGTGAGCCGGCGTGCTGGGCAGCGCCGACCGACACGGATGCCGCCTCTTGCGGTACCGGAGCTTTCTGCATGCGTTGGCGCTTTTCGACTTTCGAAGGACTTCTCTTGCTGCTGGTCATCGCCAGCGCCGGTGCGGTCTACGCATGGGTTTTCTACGGCAAAGGCGCCCTGATCGGCGCGACCTATGCGCTCTTCATGTGCCTTCCGATCATCGCGTTTGAGCGACGCATCATTTTTCGGCGCCTGCATCGGCGGATCCATGCCTTTTCCACGCCGGTCTTCTTCGTCGCGTCGCTGGTGATCTACTTCGTGCTTCTCGACGTCGGCTATGCCGCCGCCGGCCTGCTCATGCAGACGGGTGGCGTCATGAAGGACCACTGGATGGACGCAATGATGCCGTCGAAGACAGTCCTCGTCTTCGCGCTCGGCGTTTCGGGTTCGCTCGTCTTCATCCTCAGGGTTCGCGAACTGCTCGGGCGCGACGTCTTTTTGAGCCTGCTCACCGGCCGCTACCGCAGGCCGATCGAGGAGGAACGCGTCTTCCTTTTCATCGACCTTGCCGGCTCGACCGCCTATGCCGAGAAACACGGCGACCTCAGGATGCAGGAATATCTCGGCCGGCTGTTTGCAACGATCGCCGATCCGGTGATGCGCTACCGCGGCTCGATCGACGACTACATCGGTGACGCCGCCGTCATTACCTGGCCTTTCGATCGCGCCACCAACAATGCCGCCTGCATTCATTGCGTCTTCGACATCCTGGAGATGATCGATGCGGATGCGACCCGCTGGCAAAAGGAGTTCGGCGAAGTTCCGCGCCTGCGCGCAGCACTTCATGGCGGCACCATCGTCGCGGCGGAGATCGGGCTCGACCGGCACAAGATCACCTATTTCGGCGATACTGTGAACACCACCGCCCGGCTTGAAGGCTTCTGCAAGACGCTCGGCCACCAGGTGCTGATCTCCACCGACCTCGCGCGCAAGATGCGCCTGCCGCATTATGTGCGGGTCGAGGATCTCGGCGAGCATGCCGTCAGAGGACGGGGGCAAAAGCTTGGCGTTCTGTCGTTGCGCGCGGGCAGCGCGGCGCCTCAGCTGGCATCGACCGCGGCCGAGTGATACCGGCCGGCCACACGACATCGACCGACCGGATCGTGACCGCCGTCAACCGTGCAGCTTGGCGCCCTTGGTGATCTTGTCGACCAGCTTCTTGTCCGCATGAATGGCAATGCCGGCGACCGCAGCGTCTTCGGGATTTGTCTCGGCGAAAACCGCACGGTTGGCGTGGTCGTGGCCGGTGGCGAACATGGCGTCCACATAGATCGAGGCTTTGACCTCTCTTTCGATCGCACGCCGTTGAATGTTGCCGAGCGTCTTCCCATCTGCGGCTAGCACGATGATCGGCTGGATGCTCAAGGCGTTGTAGACGTTGCCGGCGCCATCGCGATAATCTTCGCCTATGATGTCAGGCTTCTGTCCGGCGATCCCGGTGGCGAGGAAGGCGGTGACGTTGAGCTTCTGCCAGGTTGCCAGGTCCTCGCGCAAGACGATTGCAAATTTGGTATCGAACATGACGGCCATCTCCATTTCAGCCCGACAGGGCGTGCCGGAAGACGCATTATCGGACGGTGCCGCAATCGATCTTGAACGATTGTGCGGCGCGCCCGGCGACGGCATTCGGGTGGCGCCTGCCGTCGATGGCATCGAGCGCATCGAGGCGCGCCTGCATGGAAAATTCTTCGAGCCCCACCGCCACGATACCTACGCGATCGGCGTGACGCTCGGTGGCGTGCAGACGTTCCAGTACCGTGGCGAAAGTCGCTTCAGCAATCCTGGGAGCATCATCATCCTCCATCCGGACGAGATCCACGACGGGGGCGCGGGAACGGAGATCGGGCTTCGCTACAGGATGATGTACCTGCAGCCGGAACGGCTGCTCGCAGCCCTTGACGAAACCGATCGTTCCCTGCCCTTCGTCGCAGCCCCTGTCGTGGGCGACGAGGCGCTGAGGCTGGCGGTCGGAGAAGCCGTCATGGATCTCGACAATGGCATCGACGAACTGGCGCTCGACGATATCCTCGTGCGGATCGCCGAGGGGCTCTATCGTCACGCCGGCACCAAGGACGCCAAGCCCGGAAAGGCCGACAAGCACGCCGTTCTCCAGGCGAGCGAGTTCCTTCGCGCCACTCTCGAACGGCCCGTCGGCTCGCGGGAGCTGGAGGTGGTGAGCGGGCTCGATCGCTTCACGCTCGCCCGGCAATTCCGGCGGGTTCTCGGCACCAGCCCGCACCGCTATTTGCTGATGCGCCGGCTGGAGCGGGCACGGCAGATGATCGCCCGCGGCGAAAGCCTTGCCGGTGCAGCACTCGAAACCGGCTTTGCCGACCAGGCGCATTTCACCCGTCATTTCAAGCGCGCCTACGGCCTGACGCCCGGCCGCTGGGCGAGCCTCGCCGTCGCCGGCCAATCCTGTCACCAAAGCTTCATCGGGTTGTAAAGCAAGCATCACCCAACCGTCATCATAGCCGCCTATCGGGGTTCGGACTGCAGCGCCGCGCGTCGTGGGACGCGCAAGGGTCGCTGCAGCACGTCGAATTTGCTGCACGTCTTTCTCCTTGGATCTACGGCGATCCAAGGCGGCAGGCAGAACGCTCCAACCCAAGGTGAACTTCATGACGAAAACGCTTCTCGCCACTGCGGCTCTTTCCCTTTTGATGACGATGGCCGCCTCGGCCGAGGAAAAGTCCTTCACCGCGACCCTGAAGGGCCACGCGATCCTGCCGGCAAACACGATCATCGCTGCCCCCTCGGACGCGCCTGAGTATCTCAACACCTCCGGCAAGTTCACCACCGCGGACCGTAAGCGTGCCGAAGCGCTCGGTACCGTGCCGGGCAAGGACGGCGTGCGCCTGACCGGCCTGTCGCTTCCCTTCGAAGGCCAGCCGATGCAGGGCTTTTCCGGCATCAAGGCGATGGAAGATGGCACCTTCTGGAGCCTGTCAGACAACGGCTTCGGCAGCAAGATGAACTCCAGCGACGCCATGCTGATGCTGCACCATGTGAAGATGGACTGGGACGCCGGCAAGGTCGAAGCGCTGAAAACACTGTTCCTGACCGACCCGGACAAGAAGGCCCCCTTCCCGATCGTCATGGAAGGCTCGGACAAGCGTTATCTCACCGGCGCCGATTTCGACGTCGAATCGATCCAGCCGGTCGCCGACGGCTTCTGGGTGGGTGAAGAGTTCGGCCCCTACATCCTCAAGTTCGATCTCGACGGCAAGCTGACCGACGTGATCGCGACCACAGTCGATGGCAAGCCGGTGATGTCGCCCGACAATCCGACGCTGACGCTGCAGAGCGCCCCTTCGAAGAAGACGCCCGCCTTCAACCTGAAGCGCTCCGGCGGCTATGAAGGCATGGCGCTTTCCAAGGACGGCAGCAAGCTTTACGGCCTGCTCGAAGGCCCGATCTGGACCGACAGCGAAACGGTCGAGCAGGCCGATGGCCGCCCGGCGCTGCGCATCATCGAACTCGATGTCGCAAGCAAGGCCTGGACCGGCCGTAGCTGGCTCTACCCGCTGGCTGAAGGTGGCGAGGCAATCGGCGACTTCAACATGCTCGACGACAAGACCGCACTGGTGATCGAGCGCGACAATGGCGCCGGCACGATGGACAAGGCCTGCGCCGATCCGAAGGACCCGAAGCCGGACTGCTTCGCAACGGGCTCCAAGGTCAAGCGCATCTACAAAATCGCCTTCGACGACAGCAATGCCGGCAAGGCCGTGCGCAAGATCGGCTACATCGACCTCTTGAAGATCGCCGATCCTGATAACAAGAAGCGCCAGGGCGGCGGCGAAGGCTTCTACGACATGCCCTTCGTCACCATCGAAAACGTCGACCGCGTCGATGCGACCCACATCATCGTCGGCAACGACAACAACCTGCCGTTCTCGGCCGGTCGCGCGCTCGACAAGGCCGACGACAACGAGTTCGTGCTGCTCGAAGCCGGCGATTTCCTGAAGGCCGAATAAACAAGAAGGGCGCGCGAATTTCGGTTCGCGCTCCCTTCCTTTTTTAGTCCGGGATTTCTTCGGCGTCAGCTTTCGAAGTGGAAAGCGAGCCGCTTGCCGGTAAGCTTGCCAAGCTGCTGCAGGCGGCCATCCAGACGCTCTCCAGCAAATTCCGAATAGGCAGCCGGAACGACGATTTCCAGATCCACGTCCGGGAGCGACGACTTGCGGAACGTCAGGTTTCGGGCGATGCCGGGCATCGATGCCGAGAAAAGGTAGGCGACGCGCAAGAGGCCGCCGAGCAGCTTTGCCAGTTCCAGCAGGCGCGGCGTGGTGATGCCGGCAAGCGCATTCGTGGCGCCGTCGTCGTTGAGCCCTTCGAAGCGGTAATAATTGGAAAGTGCGATATAGGCCCGGCCGGCATGGGTAATGCCCGAGAAGGTCGAGTGGGCGATGATGTTCAGCGCCTGCAGGCCGCGATAATCCGGATGCGCGCGCCAACTGATATCGGCCAGCAGGCAGGCGGCCTGGCGATACCGGCCCTCCTCTTCCGTCTCCTCGATGCCGAAGAACGGCACCATGCGGCCGGTCCAATCGGCGAGTTCACGGGCGTGCTCGGGCGAGCGGGCGCGCAGGATGGCGATCTCGTTTGCCGCTGTCAGCAGCGGATCCTGGGCGCGCTCCTCGTCCTTCAAGAGCGAGAACAGATAGCCTTCACGAACACCGAGCGCCGAGAAGGAAATCCGCTCCGGCTTCATGATCTCAAGCGCTTCCTGCATGGCGATCGCCCCGAAGGGCAGAAGGCTGCGGCGGCTTTTCGAGATCGTCGAATAGGCAGATGGCTTGATGTTCTTCGGCTCGATCACTTCCGGCAGAAGCGCCATCGCCTCGTCGAAGGAAATCTCGTAGCCCTGCATCATGTGCAGCGGATAGTCGCGGATCTCCATGTGCAGCTTGGCGATCGAGCGCCAGGTGCCGCCGACCGCATAGAACGTCCGCCCCGTGCCGGTCTTCAGCACGGCCGAATTCTTCATGAACTTGCGCACCCAGGTGCGTGCCTTGGTGAGCGAGCCGTTGCTGTGTTCGAACAGGCGGATACCGCCGAGCGGCAGGGTGATGCCCTTGCCGATCTTCGTGCCGGCGACGTCGACGAGTTCGAGCGAGCCACCGCCAAGGTCGCCGACGACACCGTCGGGATCGTGATAGCCGCTGACGATGCCCATCGCGGAATAATAGGCCTCTTCCTCACCGGTGAGGATGCGGACCTTGTGACCGAGGATCGCCTCGGCCTTCTCGATGAAGGCCGGGCCGTTGCTCGCCTCGCGCGCGGCTGCCGTCGCCAGCACATACATCGAGGTCGCCCGCGCCTGTTTGGAGAGCGCGTGAAAGCGATGCAACGCTCTCAGCGCGCGCTCGACGCTGTCTTCATCCATGCGTCCGGTCGCATCGATGCCTTTGCCGAGACCGCACATCACCTTTTCGTTGAACAGCATGGCCGGCGAGCGGCTCAGGCCTTCGTAGACGACAAGGCGGATGGAGTTCGAACCGATATCGATAACGGAAACCGGGCGGATGCCGGGCAGACGCCCCTGCGCTTCAGATTCGACCATGCAATTCCAGTTTATTTATGCCAGCCGCTCTTCCAGCCGGCTATGAGCTTCGGTGCGCTGGACTTCAAGGCCTCGCCCCGGCCGGAGAGGCTGGGATTGGTCATGAAATAGTGCTGTGCGTTGAAAGGCTCGGCGTCCTTGCCGACTTCCATCCGGCGAGAGGTGCCATCGGGAAGAATTTCGTAGCTCTGCTGGTTGTCGATGAGATTACCCAGCATGATCTGCGACAGAACCTGTTCGTGCACAGTCCGGTTGATGAGAGGCACGAGCGTCTCGACCCGCCGGTCCAGATTGCGCGGCATCATATCCGCCGAGCCGATATAGACAAGGGCATTCTCCGATGGAAGCCCGTGGCCGTTGCCGAAGCAGAATATGCGGGAATGTTCGAGGAATCGACCGACGATGGACTTGACACGGATATTGTCGGAAAGCCCCGGGACCTGCGGCCGCAGGCAGCAGATGCCGCGCACGACAAGGTCGATTTCGACGCCGGCGCGGCTCGCCTTGTAGAGGGCGTCGATGATTTCCGGATCGACGAGCGAGTTCATCTTCATCCAGATCGCAGCCGGGCGGCCGGCCTTAGCATGCTCGATCTCTTCGTCGACGTGCCTGAGGATGCGCGGACGCAGCGTGTGCGGCGAGACCGCCAGCTTCATGCCTGCTTCCGGCTCGCCATAGCCGGTGATGAAATTGAAGATGTTCGCCATGTCGTGGGCGATGACCGGGTTGCAGGTGAAGAACGACAGGTCGGTGTAGATCTTCGCCGTGACCGGGTGGTAGTTGCCGGTACCGAGATGGCAGTAGGTCCGAAGCTTGCCCTCTTCGCGCCGCACCACCATCGACATCTTGGCATGGGTCTTCAGTTCGATGAAGCCGAACACCACCTGGACGCCGGCGCGTTCGAGGTCGCGCGCCCAGCGGATGTTGGCTTCCTCGTCGAAACGGGCCTTGAGCTCGACCAGCGCGGTCACCGACTTGCCGGCCTCGGCCGCGTCGATCAGGGCGCGCACGATCGGGCTGTCGTTCGACGTTCGGTAAAGCGTCTGCTTGATGGCGACGACTTCAGGATCGCGCGCTGCCTGCAACAGGAACTGCACGACCACGTCAAAGGACTCGTAGGGGTGATGCACCACCATGTCCTTCTCGCGGATCGCCGCGAGGCAGTCGCCGGCATGCTCGCGCACGCGCTCGGGGAAACGCGGGTTGTACGGCTCGAACCGCAGATCGTCGCGCGGAGCCTTGGTGATTTCGGACAAAGTGTTGAGCGCCAGCAGTCCCGGCAGGACGGCGATCCGGTTTTCCGGGACGCCCAGTTCCTGCACGACGAACTGGCGCAGCGACGCCGGCATTTCCGAATCGGTCTCGATGCGGATCACCGAACCGCGGCGACGGCGCTTCAGCGCGGTCTCGAAAAAGCGCACCAGGTCTTCGGCCTCTTCCTCCACCTCGATATCGCTGTCGCGAATGATGCGGAAGGTACCGGAGCCCTTGACCTCATAGCCCGGGAACAGCCTGTCGATGAACTGGCTGACCATGTCTTCGAGCGTGATGTAGCGGATGACGTTCTTGACGTCGGGCAGCCGGATGAAGCGGTCGAGCGCGACCGGCAGGCGCAATAGCGCCGTCATTGGCTCGCGGCCGGTCTTGCTGACCAGCTGCAGGCCCATCGAGAAGCCGAGGTTCGGAATGAACGGGAACGGATGGGCCGGATCGATCGAGAGCGGCGTCAGCACCGGGAAGATCGCCTGGTCGAACTCGTTGGCAAGCCAGCTCCTGTCCTGCGCCGACAGCGAGGCCGGGCGGACGATGAGGATGTCTTCCTTGGCGAGATACTGCTGCAGCACGGCGAGCGAGGCCTGCTGCTCCATCTGCAGATTGTCGATTTCCTTCAGGATGTCTTCGAGCTGCTCGACCGGCGTCTTGCCGTCGGGCGAGCGCATCGAGAGGCCCTGGCGCACCTGGCCTTCGAGACCGGCGACGCGCACCATGAAGAACTCGTCGAGATTGGCAGCCGAGATCGACAGGAAGCGGACGCGCTCCAGCAGCGGATGCGCGGTGTTCAGCGTTTCCTCGAGCACGCGCCGATTGAACTGGAGCCAGGAAAATTCGCGGTTGATGAAGCGCTGCGGGCTCGTCAGCAGGTCGACGTCCTCCGCCGATGCCTGGTTTTCGTTCACCGCAGATAGCGCGTTATCCATGCTTTTCAGATCCCATTGCTCCGGCTGCACCGGCTATCTCAGTTTGACGACGGTTCTGTGACAGTCAATCGGACCGACGCTGATTTCCCAGTTCTTCGAGAACTTCGGAAGCGAGCGCGCGTGAAAGCTTGGTGCCGCGGGCCAGCGCCAGATGGTCGATGCGCTCGACGATCGTCTGCGCCGCCTCCAGCGAGCGCTCCATGCGCTGGACGATGTAGCCCACCAGCCGTTCGTCGACGAAGAGCTGGCGATCGGCAAAGAGCTTGATCAGCACCTGCGTCAGCAATTCGTCGTCCGGCTCGCCGATCTCGACCACGGTCGCCGCTTTCAGGCGCGAGCGCAGGTCCGG
The nucleotide sequence above comes from Ensifer sp. PDNC004. Encoded proteins:
- the ppx gene encoding exopolyphosphatase, with protein sequence MVESEAQGRLPGIRPVSVIDIGSNSIRLVVYEGLSRSPAMLFNEKVMCGLGKGIDATGRMDEDSVERALRALHRFHALSKQARATSMYVLATAAAREASNGPAFIEKAEAILGHKVRILTGEEEAYYSAMGIVSGYHDPDGVVGDLGGGSLELVDVAGTKIGKGITLPLGGIRLFEHSNGSLTKARTWVRKFMKNSAVLKTGTGRTFYAVGGTWRSIAKLHMEIRDYPLHMMQGYEISFDEAMALLPEVIEPKNIKPSAYSTISKSRRSLLPFGAIAMQEALEIMKPERISFSALGVREGYLFSLLKDEERAQDPLLTAANEIAILRARSPEHARELADWTGRMVPFFGIEETEEEGRYRQAACLLADISWRAHPDYRGLQALNIIAHSTFSGITHAGRAYIALSNYYRFEGLNDDGATNALAGITTPRLLELAKLLGGLLRVAYLFSASMPGIARNLTFRKSSLPDVDLEIVVPAAYSEFAGERLDGRLQQLGKLTGKRLAFHFES
- a CDS encoding MFS transporter, which produces MSQIRPLIPLLVTAGILIGGNGLQGTFISLRALEEGFSTSLIGVIGAGYNIGFALGCVYVTRILRSIGHIRTFSAMAAIASAAAISMVLVINPLMWFLMRLLAGICFACLFATVESWLNASVTNANRARTLSVYRLVDLGSVTAAQYVIPGIGLGGFELFAIISMALTLSLVPISFADRSSPVAPEAIRFDVKALWNISPLATVGCIVVGLTNAAFRSLGPIYAQGIGLSVTAIATFMSAGIIGGVVLQYPLGHYSDRFDRRLIILIATFGSLLAGLFLAFGAGNDEWLNFAGIFLFGAFAMPLYSLCSAHANDHAAEGQHALVSAGMLFFWSLGAIIGPLFASFLLEIFGPQALFIYTAAILFLFMLYTLQRMTARAPVPAGERAMPFRNLLRTSSFFNKLAAGNNHKRKDR
- a CDS encoding adenylate/guanylate cyclase domain-containing protein; protein product: MRWRFSTFEGLLLLLVIASAGAVYAWVFYGKGALIGATYALFMCLPIIAFERRIIFRRLHRRIHAFSTPVFFVASLVIYFVLLDVGYAAAGLLMQTGGVMKDHWMDAMMPSKTVLVFALGVSGSLVFILRVRELLGRDVFLSLLTGRYRRPIEEERVFLFIDLAGSTAYAEKHGDLRMQEYLGRLFATIADPVMRYRGSIDDYIGDAAVITWPFDRATNNAACIHCVFDILEMIDADATRWQKEFGEVPRLRAALHGGTIVAAEIGLDRHKITYFGDTVNTTARLEGFCKTLGHQVLISTDLARKMRLPHYVRVEDLGEHAVRGRGQKLGVLSLRAGSAAPQLASTAAE
- the rnd gene encoding ribonuclease D, with the translated sequence MIETTADLEAACQQLALSNYITIDTEFLRETTFWPELCLIQMASPDLAVIVDPMAKGIDLAPFFALMANPEVIKVFHAARQDIEIIFHLGNLIPHPIFDTQVAAMVCGFGDSVSYDQLVNRVTGTQIDKSSRFTDWSRRPLTEKQLDYALADVTHLRDIYKYLAAELEREGRSLWLTEEMAILEARDTYDLHPDDAWQRLKMRVKKPIELAVLKTVAAWREREARARNVPRGRILKDDAIYEIAQQQPKDAEALARLRTIPKGWERSTAGTAVVEAVNEALAIPKADLPKLPRQSHAPEGAAAAGEMLKVLLKLIAEKQGVAAKIIANSDDLDKIAAEGEKADVAALKGWRRELFGETALKLINGDVALRFVDKKIEAVEIGAEITSASA
- a CDS encoding DUF2000 family protein, yielding MFDTKFAIVLREDLATWQKLNVTAFLATGIAGQKPDIIGEDYRDGAGNVYNALSIQPIIVLAADGKTLGNIQRRAIEREVKASIYVDAMFATGHDHANRAVFAETNPEDAAVAGIAIHADKKLVDKITKGAKLHG
- a CDS encoding multicopper oxidase family protein, with protein sequence MPVISRRTFLQGSAALGGAFTLGAGMAARAGAAPDPQILMAQLTEAHIAKDGLTPKVMTYGLGETSSSAMPPVLRMRKGEPYAARLLNRLDEPTTVHWHGLRIANAMDGVPELTQPYVYPGDRFDYLFTPPDAGTFWYHPHCNTLTQMGAGLTGVIVVENPDDPTFDAEIVLNLRDWRLGTRGAFIDAFKPRDAARGGTYGTVRTANWQQEPTYDAPAGGLVRVRIAATDVTRIYTIGLEGADAMVIALDGNPVDKPFALDRYDFAPGQRVDLVVRMPDGEGQTATLGNLRGSHPWTIARFRSAGASLKRDLRDVAPLPANPIAEADLSTATRVPLELTATAEHKATPSICGSLGYTFWAINKVPWPGDTPDPIAPIEEMKLGKSYVLEIANRTPHAHPIHLHGLSFRILNSNKRTFLPPPTDTILLLPDEQAEVALVADNPGDWVVHCHIIEHQKTGMTGYFKVV
- a CDS encoding esterase-like activity of phytase family protein translates to MTKTLLATAALSLLMTMAASAEEKSFTATLKGHAILPANTIIAAPSDAPEYLNTSGKFTTADRKRAEALGTVPGKDGVRLTGLSLPFEGQPMQGFSGIKAMEDGTFWSLSDNGFGSKMNSSDAMLMLHHVKMDWDAGKVEALKTLFLTDPDKKAPFPIVMEGSDKRYLTGADFDVESIQPVADGFWVGEEFGPYILKFDLDGKLTDVIATTVDGKPVMSPDNPTLTLQSAPSKKTPAFNLKRSGGYEGMALSKDGSKLYGLLEGPIWTDSETVEQADGRPALRIIELDVASKAWTGRSWLYPLAEGGEAIGDFNMLDDKTALVIERDNGAGTMDKACADPKDPKPDCFATGSKVKRIYKIAFDDSNAGKAVRKIGYIDLLKIADPDNKKRQGGGEGFYDMPFVTIENVDRVDATHIIVGNDNNLPFSAGRALDKADDNEFVLLEAGDFLKAE
- a CDS encoding AraC family transcriptional regulator, whose amino-acid sequence is MTAISISARQGVPEDALSDGAAIDLERLCGAPGDGIRVAPAVDGIERIEARLHGKFFEPHRHDTYAIGVTLGGVQTFQYRGESRFSNPGSIIILHPDEIHDGGAGTEIGLRYRMMYLQPERLLAALDETDRSLPFVAAPVVGDEALRLAVGEAVMDLDNGIDELALDDILVRIAEGLYRHAGTKDAKPGKADKHAVLQASEFLRATLERPVGSRELEVVSGLDRFTLARQFRRVLGTSPHRYLLMRRLERARQMIARGESLAGAALETGFADQAHFTRHFKRAYGLTPGRWASLAVAGQSCHQSFIGL